One Aspergillus oryzae RIB40 DNA, chromosome 2 genomic window carries:
- a CDS encoding sugar porter family MFS transporter (predicted transporter (major facilitator superfamily)), whose protein sequence is MSVILRRLVHNEAMREDPKEIYGWRVYMLACSACFGGMLFGMETGIIGGVLTMDPFQVKYGLKNLGDIGEANLSANIVSTLQAGCFFGALIASPVADKWGRKTGLISASLIAIVGVIMQVAASGHLEAMYIGRLINGFGVGFASMINPLYVSENAPRAIRGGLTGLYQLFITMGIMLAFWINYGSSLHIKGTAQYMVPLAMQALPALLMLVGMLLCNESPRWLAKQDRWEDARKTLSRVRNLPSTHQYIENEFQDIVNQLEHERQLIGGSGFWDLMKEMWLIPGNRKRAMISIFLMVCQQMTGTNAINYYAPQIFENLGITGTTTGLFATGVYGIVKVVACAVFLVFVADSLGRRRSLLWTSVAQGLAMLYIGLYIRIAPPVEGQPVIPAGYVALVCIFLFAACFQFGWGPVCWIYVSEIPTARLRSLNVAMAAATQWLFNFVVSRAVPNMLATVGANGYGTYIIFACFCFSMGVWVWFFIPETKGLSLEKMDELFGATSSDTHLKTEDVERSASQVEGDHKDEVATETRVERV, encoded by the exons ATGTCAGTTATACTCCGAAGACTCGTCCACAATGAGGCGATGCGAGAGGACCCCAAGGAGATTTATGGATGGAGGGTGTACATGCTCGCGTGTTCG GCCTGCTTTGGCGGCATGCTTTTCGGAATGGAGACCGGTATCATAGGAGGTGTCCTTACGATGGATCCTTTCCAAGT GAAATATGGGTTAAAGAACCTTGGCGATATAGGAGAGGCCAATCTCTCCGCTAATATTGTATCCACATTACAGGCAGGGTGCTTCTTTGGCGCCCTCATCGCCTCCCCAGTAGCAGACAAATGGGGTCGAAAGACCGGGTTGATATCCGCATCGTTAATTGCTATCGTTGGCGTTATCATGCAAGTGGCAGCAAGCGGGCACCTGGAAGCTATGTACATCGGACG TCTAATCAACGGTTTCGGTGTCGGCTTCGCTTCGATGATCAATCCTCTCTATGTCTCTGAAAACGCCCCAAGAGCCATCCGTGGTGGTCTAACAGGCCTCTACCAACTGTTCATCACAATGGGAATTATGCTCGCCTTCTGGATCAACTACGGCTCTTCCCTCCACATCAAGGGCACGGCACAATACATGGTTCCACTTGCCATGCAGGCCCTCCCCGCCCTTCTTATGCTTGTGGGTATGCTCCTATGCAACGAATCCCCCCGTTGGCTCGCAAAACAAGACCGCTGGGAAGACGCTCGGAAGACGCTCTCCCGCGTGCGCAACCTCCCCTCAACACATCAGTACATTGAGAACGAGTTCCAAGATATCGTCAATCAACTTGAGCATGAGCGCCAACTCATCGGTGGTTCCGGCTTCTGGGACCTTATGAAAGAGATGTGGCTCATCCCAGGCAACCGCAAACGAGCCATGatcagcatcttcctcatgGTCTGCCAGCAAATGACCGGCACGAACGCCATTAATTACTACGCACCACAGATCTTTGAAAATCTGGGCATCACCGGTACTACGACAGGCCTCTTCGCCACGGGAGTGTACGGGATCGTGAAGGTGGTGGCATGTGCCGTCTTCCTAGTCTTCGTCGCCGATTCTTTGGGCCGTCGACGCTCTCTGCTCTGGACCTCTGTCGCCCAGGGCCTAGCTATGCTCTACATCGGGTTATATATCCGCATTGCGCCACCGGTAGAAGGCCAGCCCGTGATCCCCGCTGGCTATGTCGCTCTCGTCtgtatcttcctctttgccGCGTGCTTCCAGTTTGGCTGGGGGCCCGTCTGCTGGATCTATGTCTCCGAGATCCCGACTGCCCGACTGAGAAGTCTGAACgtcgccatggctgccgcGACCCAGTGGCTGTTCAACTTTGTCGTTTCTCGGGCTGTTCCCAATATGCTGGCGACCGTTGGTGCCAACGGTTACGG GACATACATCATTTTCgcctgtttttgtttctcaatgGGCGTGTGGGTTTGGTTCTTTATTCCCGAAACCAAAG GTCTCTCACTGGAGAAAATGGATGAGCTCTTCGGTGCTACTAGCAGTGATACTCATTTGAAGACTGAAGATGTAGAGAGAAGTGCATCCCAAGTGGAAGGTGACCATAAAGATGAAGTTGCTACAGAAACTAGGGTAGAAAGGGTGTAA